One region of Paenibacillus polymyxa M1 genomic DNA includes:
- a CDS encoding response regulator → MKAILIDDERSALTYLERLLEADGRLTVMGKYTSAQAGLDHLAAERVDIVFIDIGMPEMNGLEAAEWIQQLDSHIHIVFVTAYSEYAIEAFELQALDYLLKPVHARRLNKTLDRIVATLADSRPSSSVVAAEQLPKVRCFQKLEIPEDGQGAVGAKPFKWRTLKSQELFSFLLHHEGEWVSKEQLLDALWPEYHLDKAVVHLHTSIYQIRKALKERMQDTKLEYNLDRYRLNRNGWVTDVELFERGISEWAASGNGGTPRIESLLALYRGNYLEEHDYPWAYAKREKLRNMYLACASELAKEELRSGRARQSIQRLLSLQQREPYSDDICGLLLTAYAQLGEYTAAQKHYESFVSLLEDELGIEPHQVTHQLYVQLKTQTLPA, encoded by the coding sequence ATGAAGGCGATATTGATTGATGATGAGAGGTCGGCATTAACGTACCTGGAACGGTTGCTGGAGGCGGACGGACGATTAACGGTCATGGGCAAATATACGTCTGCACAAGCTGGGTTGGATCATCTGGCGGCAGAACGCGTGGATATTGTTTTTATAGATATCGGAATGCCGGAGATGAACGGACTGGAGGCCGCCGAGTGGATTCAACAGCTGGACTCGCATATTCATATCGTCTTTGTGACTGCGTATTCGGAATACGCTATTGAAGCATTCGAACTGCAGGCACTGGATTACTTGTTAAAACCTGTTCATGCCCGGCGGCTTAATAAAACGTTAGATCGGATTGTAGCCACGCTGGCAGATTCCCGTCCTTCCAGCTCGGTCGTCGCAGCAGAGCAATTACCCAAAGTGCGTTGTTTTCAAAAGCTTGAAATTCCGGAGGATGGACAAGGAGCCGTGGGAGCAAAGCCATTCAAATGGCGTACACTAAAGTCGCAGGAGCTATTCTCCTTTTTACTACATCATGAAGGAGAATGGGTTAGCAAGGAGCAATTGCTGGATGCGCTGTGGCCCGAATATCATTTGGATAAGGCTGTTGTTCATCTACACACGTCCATTTACCAAATCCGCAAGGCGTTGAAAGAACGGATGCAAGATACGAAGCTGGAATACAACCTGGATCGCTATCGTTTGAATCGTAATGGCTGGGTTACAGATGTGGAGCTATTCGAGCGGGGCATCTCCGAGTGGGCGGCCTCTGGGAATGGCGGTACACCGCGTATCGAGAGCCTGTTGGCTCTGTACCGTGGCAATTATCTGGAGGAGCACGATTATCCATGGGCGTATGCAAAAAGAGAAAAACTACGCAATATGTATCTGGCATGTGCTTCAGAACTGGCTAAGGAAGAGCTTCGTTCAGGTCGTGCCCGGCAGTCTATCCAGCGCTTGCTCAGCCTACAACAGAGGGAGCCTTACTCAGATGATATCTGTGGTCTGCTGCTGACAGCCTATGCCCAGTTGGGCGAGTATACAGCTGCTCAAAAGCATTATGAAAGCTTCGTCAGCTTATTGGAAGATGAGTTGGGTATTGAGCCACATCAGGTTACACACCAGTTGTACGTGCAATTGAAAACACAGACGCTACCTGCGTAG
- the rpoN gene encoding RNA polymerase factor sigma-54 has protein sequence MRYGLQQEQTFRLAMTPELRQAITILQYSSVDLMSYLHEQANENPIIDLAEIDMSIERINTEEEYSPRKNDNPVDLLDFVSNPADNLYRHLKAQLGMVSGLSRLQQMIGMFLIGNLNEKGYLELDVNIVAGILDVPTDEVENILALIQGFEPAGIAARSLEECLLLQLRYAGNDDVYLEEIVRHHIVNLSCNRIQKIADALGIDIHMVQQITDQIRKLNPCPGAAFAPYERQHHIADISVEKFKNDYIVTVNDITVPRVGINPFYQSMLRKPAMEEEKRFLREKMNTALWLIHSLEQRRLTLMRVAQAIVDRQRDFFEHGVYHLKSMTQKEIAEITGLHESTISRAVSNKYMQTPRGLFELKYFFTSALGSKDGDATSSESAKMRIKQIIDGEEKQKPFSDQAITELMAKEGLELSRRTVAKYREELGYLSSARRKVY, from the coding sequence ATGCGCTACGGATTACAGCAAGAGCAAACATTCAGGCTGGCTATGACTCCAGAATTACGACAAGCCATCACGATTCTTCAATATTCTTCGGTCGATCTGATGTCATATCTTCATGAGCAAGCAAATGAAAATCCGATCATTGATTTGGCAGAGATCGATATGTCCATCGAAAGAATCAATACAGAAGAAGAATATTCGCCACGAAAAAATGATAATCCGGTAGACCTTCTGGATTTTGTCTCTAATCCCGCAGATAATTTATATAGACATCTTAAAGCGCAGCTTGGGATGGTCAGCGGGCTATCCAGGCTACAACAGATGATTGGCATGTTTCTGATTGGGAATTTAAATGAAAAAGGCTACCTTGAGCTGGATGTAAATATAGTTGCCGGAATACTTGACGTCCCCACCGATGAGGTTGAAAATATACTTGCCCTGATTCAAGGCTTTGAACCGGCAGGAATCGCTGCCCGCAGTCTGGAGGAATGCCTTCTTTTGCAGCTGCGATATGCCGGGAATGATGATGTTTATCTGGAAGAAATCGTGCGACATCACATAGTCAATCTTTCATGTAACCGCATACAAAAAATCGCAGATGCTCTGGGGATCGACATTCACATGGTACAACAAATTACCGATCAGATACGCAAGCTGAATCCTTGTCCGGGAGCGGCATTTGCTCCATATGAACGCCAGCATCATATAGCAGATATCTCAGTGGAGAAATTTAAAAACGACTACATTGTGACAGTTAATGATATCACAGTCCCACGCGTCGGGATTAATCCTTTTTACCAAAGTATGCTTCGAAAGCCGGCTATGGAGGAAGAGAAACGATTTCTTCGTGAGAAGATGAATACGGCATTATGGCTTATTCATAGCCTTGAGCAGCGCCGCCTGACCCTGATGCGTGTGGCCCAGGCTATTGTTGATAGGCAGCGGGATTTTTTTGAGCATGGCGTTTATCATCTGAAATCGATGACCCAAAAGGAGATTGCTGAAATAACCGGCCTGCATGAATCCACGATCAGCCGGGCGGTCAGTAATAAATACATGCAGACGCCCCGTGGATTGTTTGAACTCAAATATTTCTTCACCTCCGCCCTAGGATCGAAAGACGGAGATGCTACTTCATCAGAGAGCGCAAAAATGCGGATAAAGCAGATCATCGACGGTGAAGAGAAGCAAAAACCATTTTCAGATCAGGCAATCACAGAACTGATGGCAAAGGAAGGACTAGAGCTGTCACGCAGAACGGTAGCCAAATACCGAGAAGAATTGGGGTATTTATCCTCCGCCAGGAGAAAAGTGTATTAA
- a CDS encoding S-layer homology domain-containing protein: MLKLVNRNKWIASAMVLGIASGSIVSLPWMGGAQTAYAATADTQSETGFVTQARTLGLMTGGNQGDFMAQKNLTRAEAAKILCSLFQLEVNNQPQTSFMDVSSDAWGAPYIEAVRAAGYMTGNGELFRPGDAITKEELIVSLVRAMDLQDAGTTDAQQNAVQVARNYGLLSEDASATDLKNPLNRESSAEVFVSLLDHPVGEVKSEGNTVRIGNIPYQLEGSLQGLFGENNKAVLKGAKIDLNRNLRTLTGVNKLEINADGGVFDGKGVSFDGRLIVNGSVTLKNMSSTGVLEIKGSGNQSVSAILENTTWSGVELGSKDAKLTATGTTKIDNLTLKNDASIMTEGNAAISRVSLQQGLGKLLVSGSIGLLDASQYVGVPFITLAKGAAINQLNLPEQKQPRDVIINYDAVKEAIGLVNGTKNSSSAGSVITDTDSKDKKKHDSDIISVDRSQLETEVHAAKELLERAGEGGTDQALYPAAAKESLSIAINQAMLVLNNTAATQAEVDQALSTLKQDVSVYTASVTEPVIGTQELTRLIQLASTILEQNRMVGDEFPPLWDDSLSQAIRFGNNVLEGNAPQNIVDREVESLGRVIKVYKASVKLRDVYLHFLDVTDRVENLKTDKARYKSIVREGSKVYLNPLSTTEQLDEWKQKIEGATESFLALQAADFSVLKNTLQEAQVIYDQSGSQNAELDNLIQEYTEKMHTAMTQQDVLNLNMELSQRLTEFTAPVPATTREKLQQLVQDIQLKLLSDPVARNYLNTEMQLLDQQTVQAHFALIMPFTPEEQLVISYNQLSQAKGTYIEKYNEKRLQLRDKVIEMQTSINGILLQNSGTLSAEAQQALSSASEHASTFLGLSSFELQDVVPVYEELQQVQNQYTAPIAVDTMLLNLNINLANNEVQTFGRHYTDQDNEELQGQINLANLVLNNPNSTQLQVDQANTDLITAFANYQSKWIVTDLDINELKNIANNLLTVNGTDPTTVYFHRVVDAFNRLDQYLPMPELKKNYMNLEDAIQEYKDFIDSQQQSSGTGSGDSSGGTTPLSDSDGTGSGDSSGGATSPSDSDGTGTGDSSGGTTPPSDSDGTGSSDSSGGTTPPSDSNGTGSGDSSGGATSPSDNSGTGSGDISGGATPPSDNSGTGSSDSSGEATPPSVSSGDDSGSIPGGSIDDVIIP; this comes from the coding sequence GGTTTGATGACAGGTGGTAATCAGGGCGATTTTATGGCACAAAAGAATTTGACCCGCGCAGAAGCGGCTAAAATTTTGTGCAGTCTGTTCCAGTTGGAAGTTAACAATCAGCCGCAAACATCTTTTATGGATGTGTCCTCGGATGCATGGGGTGCTCCCTATATTGAGGCTGTACGTGCAGCCGGGTATATGACAGGCAACGGAGAACTGTTCCGTCCGGGAGATGCCATTACCAAGGAAGAACTGATCGTATCGCTAGTACGCGCAATGGACTTGCAGGATGCAGGTACTACGGACGCACAGCAAAATGCAGTTCAGGTAGCTCGCAATTATGGTTTGTTATCAGAGGATGCTTCTGCAACGGATTTGAAAAATCCATTGAACCGGGAGAGTAGTGCGGAAGTATTCGTTAGCCTGTTGGATCATCCAGTAGGAGAAGTGAAATCAGAGGGCAATACTGTTCGAATCGGAAATATCCCATACCAGCTGGAAGGATCTTTGCAAGGTTTGTTCGGTGAAAATAATAAAGCGGTATTAAAAGGGGCAAAAATTGACCTTAACCGCAATTTGCGTACACTCACAGGTGTAAATAAACTGGAAATTAACGCAGACGGTGGCGTATTTGACGGTAAGGGTGTGTCTTTTGATGGACGCCTGATCGTCAATGGTTCGGTAACCTTGAAAAACATGTCCTCCACAGGCGTATTGGAAATCAAAGGTTCAGGAAATCAGTCTGTATCGGCCATTTTGGAAAATACGACATGGTCTGGTGTGGAGTTGGGCTCTAAGGATGCCAAGCTGACAGCAACCGGAACGACAAAGATTGACAACTTGACGCTGAAAAATGATGCATCGATCATGACCGAAGGAAATGCTGCGATTAGCCGTGTTTCATTACAACAGGGACTAGGCAAGCTGTTGGTGAGCGGAAGTATTGGTTTGCTGGATGCATCACAATATGTGGGAGTTCCTTTTATCACACTGGCCAAGGGGGCTGCAATCAACCAGCTCAACCTGCCGGAACAAAAACAGCCGCGGGATGTTATCATTAACTATGATGCGGTGAAAGAAGCTATTGGTCTCGTCAATGGTACAAAGAACTCATCCTCTGCTGGATCGGTTATCACGGATACAGACAGCAAAGATAAGAAAAAACACGACAGTGACATTATCAGCGTAGACCGCAGTCAGTTGGAGACGGAAGTCCATGCAGCCAAAGAACTGCTGGAGCGTGCAGGTGAGGGTGGAACAGATCAGGCGCTTTACCCAGCCGCAGCGAAGGAAAGCCTGTCTATAGCAATCAATCAAGCTATGCTGGTACTGAACAATACGGCAGCCACGCAGGCAGAAGTAGATCAAGCGCTCAGCACATTGAAACAGGATGTTTCTGTGTACACAGCCTCAGTCACAGAACCGGTGATTGGAACACAGGAATTAACTAGACTGATTCAGTTAGCTTCGACTATCCTTGAACAAAACCGGATGGTTGGTGACGAATTTCCGCCTCTTTGGGATGACTCACTAAGTCAAGCTATTCGATTTGGCAACAATGTGTTGGAAGGGAATGCGCCTCAGAATATTGTGGATCGGGAAGTAGAAAGCTTGGGTCGAGTAATAAAGGTATACAAAGCATCAGTAAAACTCAGAGATGTCTATCTGCATTTTCTCGATGTAACGGATCGTGTGGAGAATTTGAAAACTGACAAAGCGCGTTACAAGTCCATTGTGAGGGAAGGATCAAAAGTATATCTGAATCCATTATCTACAACGGAGCAGTTGGACGAATGGAAACAAAAAATAGAAGGTGCCACAGAATCATTCTTGGCACTGCAAGCAGCGGACTTCTCAGTGCTTAAAAATACTTTACAAGAAGCGCAGGTTATCTACGATCAGAGTGGTTCTCAAAATGCTGAACTAGACAACCTGATTCAGGAATATACAGAGAAGATGCACACTGCTATGACCCAGCAGGACGTATTGAACTTGAACATGGAGCTGAGTCAAAGGCTTACGGAATTTACTGCGCCAGTGCCTGCTACAACTCGGGAAAAACTGCAGCAGCTGGTTCAAGATATTCAACTCAAACTGCTGTCTGACCCTGTAGCTCGTAATTACTTGAATACGGAAATGCAGCTTTTAGATCAACAAACAGTACAAGCCCACTTTGCACTTATTATGCCGTTTACTCCTGAGGAGCAATTGGTGATCTCTTATAATCAATTAAGTCAGGCTAAAGGGACCTATATTGAAAAATATAATGAGAAAAGGCTACAGTTGAGAGACAAAGTCATTGAAATGCAGACTTCGATCAATGGAATTTTGCTGCAAAATTCAGGCACATTAAGCGCTGAGGCTCAGCAAGCTTTGTCTTCTGCTTCAGAGCATGCCTCTACTTTCTTAGGCTTGTCCAGCTTTGAATTACAAGACGTTGTTCCTGTATATGAGGAGCTGCAACAGGTACAGAACCAGTATACTGCACCTATAGCGGTGGATACTATGTTGTTGAACCTCAATATCAATTTGGCTAATAATGAAGTTCAGACGTTCGGACGTCATTATACTGATCAAGATAACGAAGAACTTCAGGGGCAAATTAATCTGGCAAACCTTGTGCTTAATAATCCGAATAGCACACAACTGCAGGTAGACCAGGCTAACACGGATTTGATTACAGCGTTTGCGAACTACCAATCCAAATGGATCGTAACTGATCTTGATATCAATGAGCTCAAGAACATTGCGAACAATCTGCTTACAGTAAATGGTACAGATCCTACGACGGTCTACTTTCACAGAGTAGTGGATGCATTCAATCGTCTGGACCAGTATTTGCCTATGCCGGAACTTAAGAAAAATTACATGAATCTGGAAGATGCGATTCAGGAGTATAAAGATTTTATAGACAGCCAGCAACAAAGCAGCGGAACAGGAAGCGGCGACAGCAGTGGTGGAACAACACCGCTAAGCGATAGCGACGGAACAGGAAGCGGCGACAGCAGTGGTGGAGCAACATCGCCAAGTGATAGCGACGGAACAGGAACTGGCGACAGCAGTGGTGGAACAACACCGCCAAGCGATAGCGACGGAACAGGAAGTAGCGACAGCAGTGGTGGAACAACACCGCCAAGCGATAGCAACGGAACAGGAAGCGGCGACAGCAGTGGTGGAGCAACATCGCCAAGCGATAATAGCGGAACAGGAAGCGGCGACATTAGCGGTGGAGCAACACCGCCGAGCGATAACAGTGGAACAGGAAGCAGCGACAGCAGTGGTGAAGCAACGCCACCGAGCGTTAGCAGCGGAGATGATTCAGGCTCGATTCCTGGCGGTAGTATTGATGACGTTATAATTCCTTAA
- a CDS encoding ATP-binding protein, whose protein sequence is MKKQGVLFFIILLLAVALPVYPLVSGVLSGNSHWKAHNGVIDLRNWDPDKEGAVQLGGEWEFYPNQLFQPSSFQETRYQDWGNRQNSSKLGLGTGSSAKIVDVPGKWNQWMPGGQATGYGTYHVRVLLPEKVENLYGIHMQNIRNSSRVWINGAEVGASGIPSVSADKGKQGNAPFVGFAAVDGHSADITVHVANYSYSSGGIIYPLLFGDYASITHSREVAMAEDTVLVAGFFIPTVFFIMLYFLRRKEKALLYLACFCIAALFYILTHGEKLLVWGMPDLPYEWILKIQSFSSTLFYYFLIRYVHLTTQIVMNRIVLLLYNIVTALMLGMGLLLPTLVLSSFETFILLFGVVSVGYVLLILIRGLLQRTDDAALLVISIMSILMIVVTSFVYVLGWGDVRGVTAYEMLIFVLAQTLLLAKRFVHSFMEVENLSRRLLTLDGLKDEFLANTSHELRTPLHGIINIAQSMLDRYGAQFNEPQKHNLALIVNVGRRLSYLINDILDFSNLKNGRLALNRRPVNVQTAVNSVLEVLGHNVGKKKLQFVKEWPNSLPKVDADEDRLNQILYNLLGNAMKFTEEGEIVISAKVRNREMEISVKDTGPGIAPDHLSHIFEPFNRGANAEDKGYSGTGLGLGITRRLVELHGGYIRVESRLGKGSTFYFTLPLAETGTSAHEVQKDVLSEVILKPGVTSNQGVNPLEEDGLEQVRNVPYRVLAVDDDGVNLRVLEELLYATGCSVVAVDHAEEALQLLNGRARFDLVITDWMMPEMSGIGLCRRIREGYSLSELPVLLLTARDLPGDIHAGFMAGANDFLRKPVDAEELKARVRTLLNMRNSAEEAVRSEMAFLQAQIKPHFLYNALNVIVSTVAVDPDKAAELLMELSQYLRGSFDFQNRENTVPLCKELELVESYVALEKARFEERLQVTIEVGRNIRSLIPPLSIQPIVENAIRHGVMQRATGGTVRVIVQEDGADFVVSVTDDGVGIPPERLQQLLSEEHVSSSVGLRNIHRRLIHMYGEGLRIESNPMQGTTVSFRVPETILSHPTE, encoded by the coding sequence ATGAAAAAACAGGGAGTTTTATTTTTTATTATACTTCTGCTTGCGGTTGCGTTGCCGGTATATCCGTTAGTGTCGGGTGTATTATCCGGAAACAGTCATTGGAAAGCTCACAACGGTGTTATTGATTTGCGTAATTGGGACCCCGACAAGGAAGGTGCTGTACAGTTGGGAGGAGAGTGGGAGTTTTATCCTAATCAGCTTTTTCAGCCTTCATCTTTTCAGGAAACGCGATATCAGGATTGGGGAAATCGTCAAAACTCCTCCAAATTGGGATTAGGCACCGGATCTTCTGCCAAAATTGTGGATGTGCCTGGTAAATGGAATCAGTGGATGCCTGGGGGACAGGCGACTGGATATGGAACCTATCATGTTCGTGTACTATTGCCTGAAAAAGTGGAAAATCTGTACGGCATCCATATGCAAAATATTCGCAACTCCAGCCGAGTATGGATTAACGGAGCAGAGGTGGGGGCAAGTGGTATTCCCTCTGTTTCGGCCGACAAGGGCAAGCAGGGCAACGCCCCCTTTGTTGGATTTGCTGCAGTAGATGGACATTCGGCTGATATTACCGTGCATGTGGCTAATTATAGCTATTCCTCTGGGGGGATCATTTATCCGCTGCTATTTGGGGATTATGCCAGTATTACGCATAGCCGTGAAGTAGCGATGGCAGAGGACACCGTACTGGTTGCAGGATTTTTTATCCCTACCGTATTTTTTATCATGCTGTACTTTTTACGTAGAAAAGAGAAGGCCCTGCTTTACTTAGCATGCTTTTGCATCGCGGCACTATTTTACATTCTGACACATGGAGAGAAGCTGCTAGTCTGGGGGATGCCGGATTTGCCTTATGAATGGATATTGAAAATTCAATCGTTCTCTTCGACGCTGTTCTACTATTTTCTGATTCGGTATGTTCATCTGACGACACAGATTGTTATGAATCGAATCGTGCTGCTTCTATATAATATTGTAACCGCACTGATGCTGGGTATGGGGCTATTGTTGCCTACACTGGTCCTTTCATCCTTTGAGACTTTTATTCTTCTTTTTGGTGTAGTCAGTGTGGGGTATGTATTACTGATTCTGATTCGTGGACTTCTTCAACGGACGGATGACGCTGCGCTGCTAGTCATTAGTATTATGAGCATTCTTATGATTGTGGTGACTAGTTTTGTGTATGTTCTGGGCTGGGGAGATGTACGTGGGGTGACAGCCTATGAAATGCTCATATTCGTATTGGCTCAAACACTGTTGCTGGCCAAACGTTTTGTACATTCGTTCATGGAGGTTGAGAACCTATCACGACGGTTGCTAACACTGGATGGGTTAAAGGACGAATTTCTGGCGAACACGTCACATGAGCTGCGTACTCCTCTACATGGAATTATTAATATCGCTCAATCTATGCTAGACCGCTACGGGGCACAATTCAATGAGCCGCAAAAGCACAACTTGGCCTTGATTGTGAATGTAGGGCGCAGACTGTCTTATTTGATTAACGATATTTTGGATTTTTCTAATTTGAAAAATGGAAGATTAGCCTTAAACCGTCGGCCTGTAAATGTACAGACTGCCGTGAATTCTGTGCTAGAGGTATTAGGTCATAACGTAGGTAAGAAAAAGCTCCAATTCGTCAAAGAATGGCCTAATTCGTTGCCCAAGGTGGATGCAGATGAGGACCGGTTGAATCAGATCTTATACAATTTATTGGGTAATGCGATGAAATTTACGGAGGAAGGCGAAATCGTAATCTCTGCCAAGGTGAGGAACCGTGAAATGGAAATCAGTGTGAAGGATACCGGACCAGGTATTGCCCCAGACCATCTTTCACACATATTTGAACCTTTTAATCGAGGAGCGAATGCTGAGGACAAAGGATATAGTGGAACTGGGCTTGGGTTAGGCATAACCCGTCGTCTGGTGGAGCTGCATGGAGGTTATATCCGAGTAGAATCTAGATTGGGCAAGGGTTCGACCTTTTATTTTACACTGCCATTAGCGGAGACTGGTACGTCGGCACATGAAGTTCAAAAAGATGTCTTGTCTGAGGTTATATTGAAGCCTGGTGTGACCTCGAATCAGGGTGTGAATCCGCTTGAAGAGGATGGATTAGAGCAAGTGAGGAATGTTCCTTACAGAGTGCTGGCTGTAGATGATGATGGGGTTAACCTTCGGGTATTGGAAGAGCTGTTATACGCCACAGGTTGTAGTGTGGTGGCTGTGGACCATGCTGAGGAGGCGCTTCAGCTGCTGAATGGCCGTGCCCGATTTGATCTAGTTATTACGGACTGGATGATGCCAGAAATGTCCGGTATTGGGTTGTGTCGACGAATTCGCGAAGGGTATTCTCTCTCCGAGCTACCCGTATTGCTGCTGACGGCACGCGACCTGCCCGGCGATATCCATGCAGGCTTTATGGCCGGAGCAAATGACTTTCTGCGTAAGCCTGTTGATGCGGAGGAATTAAAGGCGCGTGTACGCACCCTGTTGAACATGCGTAATTCGGCAGAGGAAGCGGTGCGTTCGGAAATGGCCTTTTTACAGGCGCAAATCAAGCCGCACTTTCTGTACAATGCATTAAATGTCATTGTTTCGACCGTAGCAGTAGACCCGGACAAAGCAGCGGAGCTGCTCATGGAGCTGAGTCAGTACTTGCGGGGAAGCTTTGATTTTCAAAACAGGGAGAATACAGTTCCGCTATGCAAGGAGCTGGAATTGGTAGAATCGTATGTGGCATTGGAAAAAGCCCGTTTTGAAGAACGGTTGCAGGTAACTATAGAGGTAGGGAGGAACATCCGGTCGCTGATCCCGCCATTAAGCATTCAGCCCATCGTGGAAAATGCGATACGACACGGTGTGATGCAGCGGGCCACAGGTGGAACAGTGCGGGTGATTGTACAAGAAGATGGAGCCGATTTTGTGGTCAGCGTGACCGATGACGGCGTAGGGATTCCACCAGAGCGACTACAACAGCTACTGTCGGAGGAGCATGTATCCTCCAGTGTGGGACTGCGTAATATCCATCGCCGTCTGATCCATATGTATGGAGAAGGATTGCGGATTGAAAGCAATCCTATGCAAGGGACGACGGTAAGCTTCCGTGTGCCGGAAACGATCTTATCTCACCCTACTGAATGA